From a single Deltaproteobacteria bacterium genomic region:
- the pilM gene encoding type IV pilus assembly protein PilM: MAKNCVGLDIGSSSVKAVQVKQTKRGVQLLAFGMEPLMPQTIVDGTIMDQGAVVEAIRALWSRLKLRQKDVAIAIAGHSVIIKKISVPQMSAAEIDEQIPYEAERHIPFAKDDVEIDYEVVSDANAAGQMDLLLVAAKKEVVHDYASVVREAGLQPAVVDVAAFAAQNAFEINYSLAPDETVVLVNVGAAISTINIVRGSQSLFTRDVTIGGNAITEEIQKQLNVAADEAEAYKVGGSYDEHGVVPQDVERIIEGVADVMAGELQRSLDFFLATSADTTVSKICMSGGTAKIAALHRAVERRSRLPVEVVDAWKNVAVEPKLDQAYLGAHSQEALVGLGLALRAPGDK, encoded by the coding sequence ATGGCCAAGAATTGCGTCGGTCTCGATATCGGTTCCAGCAGCGTCAAAGCGGTGCAGGTCAAGCAGACCAAGCGCGGCGTGCAACTTTTGGCGTTCGGCATGGAGCCGCTGATGCCCCAGACGATCGTGGACGGGACGATCATGGATCAGGGGGCGGTCGTCGAGGCGATCCGCGCGCTGTGGAGTCGGCTGAAGCTACGTCAAAAAGACGTGGCGATCGCCATCGCCGGCCACTCGGTGATCATCAAGAAGATCTCAGTGCCCCAGATGAGCGCCGCGGAGATCGACGAACAGATTCCCTACGAGGCCGAGCGCCACATCCCGTTCGCCAAAGACGACGTCGAGATCGACTACGAGGTCGTCAGCGACGCCAACGCCGCGGGCCAGATGGACCTGCTGCTGGTGGCCGCCAAGAAAGAGGTCGTCCACGACTACGCTTCGGTCGTGCGCGAGGCCGGTTTGCAGCCGGCGGTCGTGGACGTCGCGGCGTTCGCCGCGCAAAACGCTTTTGAGATCAACTACAGCCTCGCGCCCGACGAGACGGTGGTGCTGGTCAACGTGGGCGCCGCGATTTCCACGATCAACATCGTTCGCGGGTCGCAGAGCCTGTTCACCCGCGACGTTACGATCGGGGGCAACGCGATTACCGAGGAGATCCAGAAGCAGCTCAATGTCGCCGCCGACGAAGCCGAAGCCTACAAGGTCGGCGGCTCGTACGACGAGCACGGCGTCGTGCCGCAGGATGTCGAGCGCATCATCGAGGGCGTCGCCGACGTGATGGCCGGCGAGCTGCAGCGGTCGCTCGATTTCTTCCTCGCGACATCGGCGGACACGACCGTGAGCAAGATTTGCATGTCCGGCGGCACGGCGAAGATCGCGGCGTTGCACCGCGCGGTGGAGCGCCGGTCGCGGCTGCCGGTCGAGGTGGTGGATGCGTGGAAGAACGTCGCGGTCGAGCCGAAGCTGGACCAAGCGTATCTGGGGGCGCATTCGCAGGAGGCGCTCGTCGGATTGGGTCTCGCGCTGCGCGCGCCGGGAGACAAATAA